The following proteins are co-located in the Triticum aestivum cultivar Chinese Spring chromosome 1A, IWGSC CS RefSeq v2.1, whole genome shotgun sequence genome:
- the LOC123188711 gene encoding adenine/guanine permease AZG1 produces the protein MTSPIIPRTDDGGHAATATRVGRLNAAVERSWVGRRFRLAARGTTFTTELRAGTTTFLTMAYILAVNASILSDSGATCTVDDCANPSPACKFPPVDPGYAACLSRARRDLIVATAASSVIGSFIMGAFANLPIALAPGMGTNAYFAYTVVGFHGSGTLSYRKALAAVFIEGLVFLLISVVGLRSKLAQLIPKPVRIASSAGIGLFLAFIGLQSNQGFGLVGFSTSTLVTLGACPASQRASVAPVITFPNGTVALMPGGTVSGGILCLSGRMTSPTFWLAMVGLLIIAFCLIKNVKGAMIYGILFVTFISWPRNTAVTAFPDTPAGDESFSYFKKVFDVHRIQSTAGALDFSGIGHGYFWEALITFLYVDILDTTGGLYSMARFAGFVDDATGEFEGQYFAFMSDATAIVFGSLLGTSPVTVFIESSTGIREGGRTGLTALTASLYFTAALFITPLLASIPSWAVGPPLVLVGVMMMRAVAEVDWEDMRQAVPAFMTLALMPLTYSIAYGLIGGIASYMLLHSWDWACHAAARFGCRPRRKVGGGEATGADTPVVSSNSGSASGNGEHGKDVSHVELS, from the coding sequence ATGACCAGCCCCATCATCCCGCGGACCGACGACGGCGGCCATGCCGCGACGGCGACGAGGGTGGGCCGCCTCAACGCCGCGGTGGAGCGGTCCTGGGTGGGCCGGCGCTTCCGCCTGGCGGCGCGGGGGACCACCTTCACCACGGAGCTCCGCGCCGGCACCACCACGTTCCTCACCATGGCCTACATCCTCGCCGTCAACGCCTCCATCCTCTCCGACTCGGGCGCCACCTGCACCGTCGACGACTGCGCCAACCCCTCGCCGGCCTGCAAGTTCCCGCCCGTCGACCCGGGGTACGCCGCCTGCCTCTCCCGCGCGCGCCGCGACCTCAtcgtcgccaccgccgcctcctccgtcATCGGCTCCTTCATCATGGGCGCCTTCGCCAACCTCCCCATCGCGCTCGCCCCCGGCATGGGCACCAACGCCTACTTCGCCTACACCGTCGTCGGCTTCCACGGCTCCGGCACGCTCTCCTACCGCAAGGCCCTCGCCGCCGTCTTCATCGAgggcctcgtcttcctcctcatctCCGTCGTCGGGCTACGGTCCAAGCTCGCCCAGTTGATCCCCAAGCCCGTGCGGATCGCGTCGTCCGCGGGGATCGGTCTCTTCTTGGCGTTCATCGGGCTGCAGAGCAACCAGGGGTTCGGGCTCGTCGGGTTCAGCACCTCCACGCTGGTCACCCTCGGCGCGTGCCCCGCGTCGCAGCGCGCGTCCGTGGCGCCGGTGATCACGTTCCCCAACGGCACGGTGGCGCTGATGCCCGGCGGCACGGTCTCCGGCGGCATACTCTGCCTCTCCGGCCGGATGACCTCCCCGACCTTCTGGCTCGCGATGGTCGGCCTCCTCATCATCGCCTTCTGCCTCATCAAGAACGTCAAGGGCGCCATGATCTACGGCATCCTCTTCGTCACCTTCATCTCATGGCCGCGCAACACGGCCGTCACCGCGTTCCCGGACACGCCCGCCGGCGACGAGAGCTTCAGCTACTTCAAGAAGGTGTTCGACGTCCACCGCATCCAGTCCACCGCCGGCGCGCTCGACTTCAGCGGCATCGGGCACGGCTACTTCTGGGAGGCGCTCATCACCTTCCTCTACGTCGACATCCTCGACACCACCGGCGGGCTCTACTCCATGGCGCGCTTCGCCGGCTTCGTGGACGACGCGACGGGGGAGTTCGAGGGGCAGTACTTCGCCTTCATGTCCGACGCCACCGCCATCGTCTTCGGCTCGCTGCTGGGGACGTCCCCCGTCACGGTCTTCATCGAGTCGTCCACGGGGATCCGCGAGGGGGGGCGGACGGGGCTCACGGCGCTCACCGCGTCCTTGTACTTCACGGCGGCGCTGTTCATCACGCCGCTGCTGGCGTCGATCCCGTCGTGGGCGGTGGGGCCGCCGCTGGTGCTGGTGGGCGTGATGATGATGCGCGCGGTGGCGGAGGTGGACTGGGAGGACATGCGGCAGGCCGTGCCGGCGTTCATGACGCTGGCGCTCATGCCGCTCACCTACTCCATCGCCTACGGCCTCATCGGCGGCATCGCCTCCTACATGCTGCTCCACTCCTGGGATTGGGCGTGCCATGCCGCCGCCAGGTTTGGTTGTCGTCCTCGCCGGAAAGTGGGTGGCGGTGAGGCCACGGGAGCCGATACACCAGTAGTAAGTAGCAACAGTGGCAGTGCTAGTGGCAATGGGGAACATGGGAAAGACGTGTCTCACGTGGAATTGTCCTAG